The following proteins are co-located in the Hevea brasiliensis isolate MT/VB/25A 57/8 chromosome 11, ASM3005281v1, whole genome shotgun sequence genome:
- the LOC110668484 gene encoding BURP domain protein RD22: MFRVQMEFLLPNILVFLAIALVTSQAALSPEQYWNFVLPNTPMPKAVKDPLQPDFVDEKSTSVGVGKGGVNVNTGKGKPGGTSVNVGNGGANVNTGHKGKPVYVGVNPKYGRFKYFYAATENQLHDDPNVALFFLEKDMYPSKTMNLNFAESPNKATFLSRQTANSIPFSSDKLPEIYNRFSVKQGSMEAEIIKNTIRECEEPGIKGEVKYCATSLESMIDFSTSVLGKNVQVVSTEAENQNQLQKYTITDGTKKMAGDKSVVCHKQNYAYAVFYCHATQTTRAYMVSLAGADGSKAQAVAVCHTDTSAWNPKHLAFQVLKVKPGTVPVCHFLPQDHVVWVPN, translated from the exons ATGTTCAGAGTTCAAATGGAGTTTCTTCTCCCCAACATACTTGTTTTTCTCGCT ATTGCGCTAGTGACAAGCCAGGCTGCTTTATCTCCTGAGCAATACTGGAATTTTGTTCTGCCCAACACTCCAATGCCAAAAGCTGTGAAAGATCCTCTGCAGCCAG ACTTCGTGGACGAGAAAAGCACTTCGGTCGGTGTAGGAAAGGGAGGTGTAAATGTTAATACAGGGAAAGGAAAGCCTGGCGGCACTTCTGTTAACGTCGGGAATGGTGGAGCAAATGTAAACACTGGACACAAGGGAAAGCCTGTGTATGTTGGAGTAAATCCTAAGTATGGCCGATTCAAATACTTTTATGCCGCCACTGAAAATCAACTCCATGATGACCCAAATGTGGCTCTTTTTTTCTTGGAAAAGGACATGTATCCCAGCAAAACAATGAACTTGAACTTTGCTGAAAGCCCAAATAAGGCAACCTTCTTATCACGTCAAACTGCCAATTCGATACCTTTTTCATCTGACAAGTTGCCAGAGATTTATAACCGGTTTTCAGTAAAACAAGGATCAATGGAAGCTGAGATAATAAAGAATACAATCAGAGAGTGTGAAGAACCTGGTATTAAAGGAGAGGTGAAATATTGCGCAACTTCGCTAGAGTCGATGATTGACTTCAGCACTTCTGTACTTGGAAAGAATGTCCAGGTAGTCTCCACAGAGGCGGAAAACCAAAACCAGTTGCAGAAGTATACAATTACAGATGGAACAAAGAAGATGGCGGGTGACAAATCCGTGGTGTGTCACAAGCAGAACTATGCATATGCTGTCTTTTATTGCCATGCAACACAAACCACGAGGGCTTACATGGTTTCCTTAGCGGGTGCTGATGGATCAAAGGCTCAAGCAGTAGCAGTCTGCCATACAGATACATCAGCTTGGAACCCAAAGCATTTGGCTTTCCAGGTGCTCAAGGTCAAGCCAGGAACAGTTCCTGTTTGCCATTTCCTTCCTCAGGACCACGTTGTTTGGGTTCCCAACTAG